The Mannheimia granulomatis sequence TATAGCTTGAAAGAAAACTAGAAAACGAACGGTCATATATTCAAAATATGACCGTTTTTTATATCTTATCAGGATGGTGGATCATCACGAAACGTTCCCAAAGTTGTTCCTCAGTTTCCTCATTATCGGGATCTTTTACAATACAGCTTGTAATCGGACAAACCTTCTGACAGGTCGGCTTTTCATAATGCCCTACACATTCCGTGCATAAAACGGGATCGATAATATAAATATCATCCCCCACCGAAATTGCCTCATTCGGACATTCCGGCAAACACATATCGCAGTTGGTACATTTATGGGTAATCAGTAAAGCCATAGTTATTGATAAGAATAGAAAAATTAAACAAGCGGTAAGATTTACAAAAATTTTTACCGTTTTATCTTAAATTAATCGTAAAAATTTTAAAAAAATCGACCGCTTGTCAGTAGATAAAGCCTATTATAAAACAAAAAAAT is a genomic window containing:
- a CDS encoding YfhL family 4Fe-4S dicluster ferredoxin, whose protein sequence is MALLITHKCTNCDMCLPECPNEAISVGDDIYIIDPVLCTECVGHYEKPTCQKVCPITSCIVKDPDNEETEEQLWERFVMIHHPDKI